The following coding sequences lie in one Populus nigra chromosome 15, ddPopNigr1.1, whole genome shotgun sequence genomic window:
- the LOC133674569 gene encoding DNA-directed RNA polymerase 3, chloroplastic isoform X1, with protein sequence MASTTTFSIQHPTWTTSKHPKFHKPYKNLHFLSNPTSHSLSNPSSIYSSSFPLSPKFSLLNPPLPFHPLHDSSHDRLLEDFEIPTICSHQKLETLIKFDQIMHGESSKRVFIQDPPWISAHFWKGMYKIANKKVKVEFKDIEKRKYNLLRRRQIREETEAWERMADEYRGLVREMCERKLAPNLPYVKGLLLGWFEPLKEAIEKEQKMEKSKKQKSAFSPNIELLPADKMAVIVMHKMMGLLMVGHEDGCVRVVQAAVQIGMAIEQEVRIHNFLEKTKNYQRKKTMHEVQETMDKEKEVLRKRVNSLIRRKRLMEVQNLVKQDETKPWSRGTQAKLGSRLIELLTETAYVQPPVNQSEDIPPDVRPAFRHIFKTLTKNPGQKIVKKYGVIECDPLILTGLDGTAKHMLIPYFPMLVPPKKWKGYDKGGHLFLPSYVMRTHGSRQQQVAVRSVPGKQMQKVFEALDTLGNTKWRVNRRLLDVVERIWTSGGNIAGLVDREDIPIPEKPSSDDLTEIQKWKWSVRKAKKINQERHSQRCDTELKLSVARKLKDEEGFYYPHNLDFRGRAYPMHPHLTHLSSDLCRGVLEFEEGRPLGKSGLRWLKIHLANLYSGGVEKLSHDGRLAFVENHLSEIFDSAKNPVNGKRWWLKAEDPFQCLAACINLSEALNSASPHTVISHLPIHQDGSCNGLQHYAALGRDSLEAAAVNLVAAEKPSDVYSEIAVRVHEIIRRDSNKDPATNPHALLAKILVDQVDRKLVKQTVMTSVYGVTYVGAREQIKRRLEEKGHITDDRLLFSAACYTAKVTLTALGELFQAARDIMSWLGDCAKIIASEDQPVQWTTPLGLPVVQPYYKTERHLIKTSLQILALQREGSSVQVRKQRTAFPPNFVHSLDGSHMMMTAVACRDAGLCFAGVHDSFWTHATDVDVMNRILREKFVELYNMPILENLLEDFQTSYPTLQFPPLPERGNFDLQKVLRSPYFFN encoded by the exons ATGGCTTCCACGACCACTTTCTCTATTCAACACCCAACATGGACAACATCAAAACATCCTAAGTTTCATAAACCCTACAAAAACCTCCATTTCCTCTCTAACCCAACTTCTCATTCTCTTTCCAATCCTTCTTCCATCTATTCCTCTTCTTTCCCTCTCAGTCCCAAATTCTCTCTTCTAAACCCACCACTTCCATTTCACCCTTTGCATGATTCTTCTCATGACCGTCTCCTTGAAGACTTTGAAATCCCCACCATTTGTAGCCACCAAAAGCTTGAAACTTTGATCAAATTTGACCAAATTATGCACGGAGAGTCTTCGAAAAGGGTTTTCATTCAAGACCCACCTTGGATTTCTGCTCATTTTTGGAAGGGTATGTATAAAATAGCCAATAAAAAGGTGAAGGTAGAGTTCAAGGATATTGAGAAGAGGAAGTATAATTTGTTGAGGAGGCGGCAAATTAGGGAAGAGACTGAAGCGTGGGAGAGAATGGCTGATGAGTATAGGGGGTTGGTGAGGGAAATGTGTGAGAGAAAGTTGGCACCAAACTTGCCTTATGTGAAAGGTTTGCTCTTGGGGTGGTTTGAACCATTGAAAGAGGCTATAGAGAAGGAGCAGAAAATGGAGAAATCCAAGAAGCAGAAGTCGGCATTTTCTCCCAATATTGAATTGTTACCTGCTGATAAAATGGCAGTCATTGTTATGCATAAGATGATGGGGTTGTTGATGGTGGGGCATGAAGATGGGTGCGTCCGGGTTGTCCAGGCTGCAGTGCAGATTGGCATGGCTATAGAGCAGGAG GTTAGAATTCATAATTTCTTGGAGAAGACCAAGAATTACCAAAGGAAGAAGACAATGCATGAAGTTCAAGAGACCATGGACAAGGAGAAGGAGGTGCTCAGGAAACGTGTAAATAGTTTGATTAGAAGGAAAAGGCTCATGGAGGTGCAAAATCTGGTGAAACAGGATGAAACTAAACCTTGGAGTCGAGGTACACAAGCTAAG CTCGGAAGTCGTCTAATAGAATTATTAACTGAAACAGCTTATGTACAACCTCCTGTTAACCAGTCAGAGGATATTCCACCAGATGTTCGACCTGCCTTTAGGCACATatttaaaactttaacaaagaaCCCAGG GCAGAAAATTGTGAAGAAGTATGGGGTTATAGAATGCGATCCCCTCATCCTCACAGGGCTTGATGGAACA GCTAAGCACATGCTGATTCCTTATTTTCCAATGCTGGTGCCTCCCAAAAAATGGAAAGG GTATGATAAGGGTGGGCACTTGTTCTTGCCTTCGTATGTCATGCGCACTCATGGATCTCGGCAGCAACAAGTTGCAGTCAGGAGTGTTCCTGGGAAACAGATGCAGAAAGTATTTGAG GCTCTGGATACACTCGGAAATACCAAATGGAGGGTGAACAGAAGATTGCTGGATGTGGTGGAGAGGATATGGACAAGTGGTGGTAACATTGCGGGCCTGGTTGATAGAGAAGAT ATTCCTATACCAGAGAAACCATCCTCAGATGATCTAACAGAAATTCAAAAGTGGAAATGGAGTGTGAGGAAGGCAAAGAAGATAAACCAAGAGAGGCACTCTCAAAGATGTGACACTGAACTTAAGCTTTCT GTGGCTCGGAAACTGAAAGATGAAGAGGGATTTTATTATCCTCACAATCTTGATTTTCGAGGTCGTGCATATCCGATGCACCCACATTTGACTCATCTAAGTTCTGATCTTTGTCGAGGAGTTCTTGAATTTGAAGAAGGAAGGCCATTAGGGAAGTCTGGATTACGTTGGTTGAAAATACATCTAGCAAACTTGTATTCAGGCGGGGTTGAAAAGTTGTCCCATGATGGCCGTCTAGCATTTGTCGAGAACCATCTAAGTGAGATATTTGATTCAGCAAAAAACCCTGTAAATGGAAAGCGCTGGTGGTTAAAAGCTGAAGATCCTTTCCAGTGTTTAGCTGCTTGTATTAATCTGTCAGAAGCCTTGAATAGTGCATCGCCACATACTGTCATCTCCCACCTGCCAATCCATCAG GATGGTTCATGTAATGGTCTACAGCACTATGCAGCCTTGGGAAGAGACAGT CTGGAAGCAGCGGCAGTTAACTTAGTTGCTGCAGAAAAACCTTCGGATGTTTATTCAGAAATTGCTGTTAG GGTCCATGAAATAATTAGAAGGGACAGCAATAAGGATCCTGCTACAAACCCACATGCTTTATTAGCCAAGATCCTAGTTGATCAG GTGGATCGGAAATTGGTTAAACAAACAGTGATGACTTCAGTGTATGGTGTCACTTATGTTGGGGCTCGTGAACAGATAAAAAGAAGATTAGAGGAGAAGGGTCATATTACGGATGATAGACTGCTCTTCAGTGCAGCCTGTTATACTGCTAAA GTGACATTGACTGCACTAGGAGAGTTGTTCCAAGCTGCTCGTGATATAATGAGCTGGCTTGGTGATTGCGCAAAG ATTATTGCTTCAGAAGATCAGCCTGTGCAGTGGACAACTCCACTTGGCCTTCCTGTTGTGCAGCCTTACTATAAGACTGAACGACATCTT ATAAAAACTTCTCTTCAGATTTTGGCCCTGCAGCGGGAAGGCAGTTCG GTACAGGTTAGAAAACAGAGAACTGCTTTCCCTCCAAATTTTGTGCACTCGCTTGACGGCTCACACATGATGATGACTGCAGTTGCATGCCGGGATGCTGGTTTATGTTTTGCAG GTGTTCATGACTCTTTCTGGACCCATGCAACAGATGTGGATGTGATGAATAGGATATTGCGGGAGAAATTTGTGGAGCTTTATAACATGCCAATACTTGAAAAT TTACTTGAAGACTTCCAGACATCGTACCCAACATTGCAGTTTCCACCTCTGCCTGAGAGAGGCAACTTTGATTTGCAAAAAGTTCTTAGATCTCCATACTTCTTCAACTGA
- the LOC133674569 gene encoding DNA-directed RNA polymerase 3, chloroplastic isoform X2: MASTTTFSIQHPTWTTSKHPKFHKPYKNLHFLSNPTSHSLSNPSSIYSSSFPLSPKFSLLNPPLPFHPLHDSSHDRLLEDFEIPTICSHQKLETLIKFDQIMHGESSKRVFIQDPPWISAHFWKGMYKIANKKVKVEFKDIEKRKYNLLRRRQIREETEAWERMADEYRGLVREMCERKLAPNLPYVKGLLLGWFEPLKEAIEKEQKMEKSKKQKSAFSPNIELLPADKMAVIVMHKMMGLLMVGHEDGCVRVVQAAVQIGMAIEQEVRIHNFLEKTKNYQRKKTMHEVQETMDKEKEVLRKRVNSLIRRKRLMEVQNLVKQDETKPWSRGTQAKLGSRLIELLTETAYVQPPVNQSEDIPPDVRPAFRHIFKTLTKNPGQKIVKKYGVIECDPLILTGLDGTAKHMLIPYFPMLVPPKKWKGYDKGGHLFLPSYVMRTHGSRQQQVAVRSVPGKQMQKVFEALDTLGNTKWRVNRRLLDVVERIWTSGGNIAGLVDREDIPIPEKPSSDDLTEIQKWKWSVRKAKKINQERHSQRCDTELKLSVARKLKDEEGFYYPHNLDFRGRAYPMHPHLTHLSSDLCRGVLEFEEGRPLGKSGLRWLKIHLANLYSGGVEKLSHDGRLAFVENHLSEIFDSAKNPVNGKRWWLKAEDPFQCLAACINLSEALNSASPHTVISHLPIHQDGSCNGLQHYAALGRDSLEAAAVNLVAAEKPSDVYSEIAVRVHEIIRRDSNKDPATNPHALLAKILVDQVDRKLVKQTVMTSVYGVTYVGAREQIKRRLEEKGHITDDRLLFSAACYTAKVTLTALGELFQAARDIMSWLGDCAKIIASEDQPVQWTTPLGLPVVQPYYKTERHLIKTSLQILALQREGSSVQVRKQRTAFPPNFVHSLDGSHMMMTAVACRDAGLCFAGVHDSFWTHATDVDVMNRILREKFVELYNMPILENVSAMVCDDPVFLSDQLDLLIT; this comes from the exons ATGGCTTCCACGACCACTTTCTCTATTCAACACCCAACATGGACAACATCAAAACATCCTAAGTTTCATAAACCCTACAAAAACCTCCATTTCCTCTCTAACCCAACTTCTCATTCTCTTTCCAATCCTTCTTCCATCTATTCCTCTTCTTTCCCTCTCAGTCCCAAATTCTCTCTTCTAAACCCACCACTTCCATTTCACCCTTTGCATGATTCTTCTCATGACCGTCTCCTTGAAGACTTTGAAATCCCCACCATTTGTAGCCACCAAAAGCTTGAAACTTTGATCAAATTTGACCAAATTATGCACGGAGAGTCTTCGAAAAGGGTTTTCATTCAAGACCCACCTTGGATTTCTGCTCATTTTTGGAAGGGTATGTATAAAATAGCCAATAAAAAGGTGAAGGTAGAGTTCAAGGATATTGAGAAGAGGAAGTATAATTTGTTGAGGAGGCGGCAAATTAGGGAAGAGACTGAAGCGTGGGAGAGAATGGCTGATGAGTATAGGGGGTTGGTGAGGGAAATGTGTGAGAGAAAGTTGGCACCAAACTTGCCTTATGTGAAAGGTTTGCTCTTGGGGTGGTTTGAACCATTGAAAGAGGCTATAGAGAAGGAGCAGAAAATGGAGAAATCCAAGAAGCAGAAGTCGGCATTTTCTCCCAATATTGAATTGTTACCTGCTGATAAAATGGCAGTCATTGTTATGCATAAGATGATGGGGTTGTTGATGGTGGGGCATGAAGATGGGTGCGTCCGGGTTGTCCAGGCTGCAGTGCAGATTGGCATGGCTATAGAGCAGGAG GTTAGAATTCATAATTTCTTGGAGAAGACCAAGAATTACCAAAGGAAGAAGACAATGCATGAAGTTCAAGAGACCATGGACAAGGAGAAGGAGGTGCTCAGGAAACGTGTAAATAGTTTGATTAGAAGGAAAAGGCTCATGGAGGTGCAAAATCTGGTGAAACAGGATGAAACTAAACCTTGGAGTCGAGGTACACAAGCTAAG CTCGGAAGTCGTCTAATAGAATTATTAACTGAAACAGCTTATGTACAACCTCCTGTTAACCAGTCAGAGGATATTCCACCAGATGTTCGACCTGCCTTTAGGCACATatttaaaactttaacaaagaaCCCAGG GCAGAAAATTGTGAAGAAGTATGGGGTTATAGAATGCGATCCCCTCATCCTCACAGGGCTTGATGGAACA GCTAAGCACATGCTGATTCCTTATTTTCCAATGCTGGTGCCTCCCAAAAAATGGAAAGG GTATGATAAGGGTGGGCACTTGTTCTTGCCTTCGTATGTCATGCGCACTCATGGATCTCGGCAGCAACAAGTTGCAGTCAGGAGTGTTCCTGGGAAACAGATGCAGAAAGTATTTGAG GCTCTGGATACACTCGGAAATACCAAATGGAGGGTGAACAGAAGATTGCTGGATGTGGTGGAGAGGATATGGACAAGTGGTGGTAACATTGCGGGCCTGGTTGATAGAGAAGAT ATTCCTATACCAGAGAAACCATCCTCAGATGATCTAACAGAAATTCAAAAGTGGAAATGGAGTGTGAGGAAGGCAAAGAAGATAAACCAAGAGAGGCACTCTCAAAGATGTGACACTGAACTTAAGCTTTCT GTGGCTCGGAAACTGAAAGATGAAGAGGGATTTTATTATCCTCACAATCTTGATTTTCGAGGTCGTGCATATCCGATGCACCCACATTTGACTCATCTAAGTTCTGATCTTTGTCGAGGAGTTCTTGAATTTGAAGAAGGAAGGCCATTAGGGAAGTCTGGATTACGTTGGTTGAAAATACATCTAGCAAACTTGTATTCAGGCGGGGTTGAAAAGTTGTCCCATGATGGCCGTCTAGCATTTGTCGAGAACCATCTAAGTGAGATATTTGATTCAGCAAAAAACCCTGTAAATGGAAAGCGCTGGTGGTTAAAAGCTGAAGATCCTTTCCAGTGTTTAGCTGCTTGTATTAATCTGTCAGAAGCCTTGAATAGTGCATCGCCACATACTGTCATCTCCCACCTGCCAATCCATCAG GATGGTTCATGTAATGGTCTACAGCACTATGCAGCCTTGGGAAGAGACAGT CTGGAAGCAGCGGCAGTTAACTTAGTTGCTGCAGAAAAACCTTCGGATGTTTATTCAGAAATTGCTGTTAG GGTCCATGAAATAATTAGAAGGGACAGCAATAAGGATCCTGCTACAAACCCACATGCTTTATTAGCCAAGATCCTAGTTGATCAG GTGGATCGGAAATTGGTTAAACAAACAGTGATGACTTCAGTGTATGGTGTCACTTATGTTGGGGCTCGTGAACAGATAAAAAGAAGATTAGAGGAGAAGGGTCATATTACGGATGATAGACTGCTCTTCAGTGCAGCCTGTTATACTGCTAAA GTGACATTGACTGCACTAGGAGAGTTGTTCCAAGCTGCTCGTGATATAATGAGCTGGCTTGGTGATTGCGCAAAG ATTATTGCTTCAGAAGATCAGCCTGTGCAGTGGACAACTCCACTTGGCCTTCCTGTTGTGCAGCCTTACTATAAGACTGAACGACATCTT ATAAAAACTTCTCTTCAGATTTTGGCCCTGCAGCGGGAAGGCAGTTCG GTACAGGTTAGAAAACAGAGAACTGCTTTCCCTCCAAATTTTGTGCACTCGCTTGACGGCTCACACATGATGATGACTGCAGTTGCATGCCGGGATGCTGGTTTATGTTTTGCAG GTGTTCATGACTCTTTCTGGACCCATGCAACAGATGTGGATGTGATGAATAGGATATTGCGGGAGAAATTTGTGGAGCTTTATAACATGCCAATACTTGAAAATGTGAGTGCAATGGTGTGTGATGACCCAGTTTTTCTGTCTGACCAGCTCGACCTATTAA TTACTTGA
- the LOC133674569 gene encoding DNA-directed RNA polymerase 3B, chloroplastic isoform X3 — protein MASTTTFSIQHPTWTTSKHPKFHKPYKNLHFLSNPTSHSLSNPSSIYSSSFPLSPKFSLLNPPLPFHPLHDSSHDRLLEDFEIPTICSHQKLETLIKFDQIMHGESSKRVFIQDPPWISAHFWKGMYKIANKKVKVEFKDIEKRKYNLLRRRQIREETEAWERMADEYRGLVREMCERKLAPNLPYVKGLLLGWFEPLKEAIEKEQKMEKSKKQKSAFSPNIELLPADKMAVIVMHKMMGLLMVGHEDGCVRVVQAAVQIGMAIEQEVRIHNFLEKTKNYQRKKTMHEVQETMDKEKEVLRKRVNSLIRRKRLMEVQNLVKQDETKPWSRGTQAKLGSRLIELLTETAYVQPPVNQSEDIPPDVRPAFRHIFKTLTKNPGQKIVKKYGVIECDPLILTGLDGTAKHMLIPYFPMLVPPKKWKGYDKGGHLFLPSYVMRTHGSRQQQVAVRSVPGKQMQKVFEALDTLGNTKWRVNRRLLDVVERIWTSGGNIAGLVDREDIPIPEKPSSDDLTEIQKWKWSVRKAKKINQERHSQRCDTELKLSVARKLKDEEGFYYPHNLDFRGRAYPMHPHLTHLSSDLCRGVLEFEEGRPLGKSGLRWLKIHLANLYSGGVEKLSHDGRLAFVENHLSEIFDSAKNPVNGKRWWLKAEDPFQCLAACINLSEALNSASPHTVISHLPIHQDGSCNGLQHYAALGRDSLEAAAVNLVAAEKPSDVYSEIAVRVHEIIRRDSNKDPATNPHALLAKILVDQVDRKLVKQTVMTSVYGVTYVGAREQIKRRLEEKGHITDDRLLFSAACYTAKVTLTALGELFQAARDIMSWLGDCAKKISLCSGQLHLAFLLCSLTIRLNDIL, from the exons ATGGCTTCCACGACCACTTTCTCTATTCAACACCCAACATGGACAACATCAAAACATCCTAAGTTTCATAAACCCTACAAAAACCTCCATTTCCTCTCTAACCCAACTTCTCATTCTCTTTCCAATCCTTCTTCCATCTATTCCTCTTCTTTCCCTCTCAGTCCCAAATTCTCTCTTCTAAACCCACCACTTCCATTTCACCCTTTGCATGATTCTTCTCATGACCGTCTCCTTGAAGACTTTGAAATCCCCACCATTTGTAGCCACCAAAAGCTTGAAACTTTGATCAAATTTGACCAAATTATGCACGGAGAGTCTTCGAAAAGGGTTTTCATTCAAGACCCACCTTGGATTTCTGCTCATTTTTGGAAGGGTATGTATAAAATAGCCAATAAAAAGGTGAAGGTAGAGTTCAAGGATATTGAGAAGAGGAAGTATAATTTGTTGAGGAGGCGGCAAATTAGGGAAGAGACTGAAGCGTGGGAGAGAATGGCTGATGAGTATAGGGGGTTGGTGAGGGAAATGTGTGAGAGAAAGTTGGCACCAAACTTGCCTTATGTGAAAGGTTTGCTCTTGGGGTGGTTTGAACCATTGAAAGAGGCTATAGAGAAGGAGCAGAAAATGGAGAAATCCAAGAAGCAGAAGTCGGCATTTTCTCCCAATATTGAATTGTTACCTGCTGATAAAATGGCAGTCATTGTTATGCATAAGATGATGGGGTTGTTGATGGTGGGGCATGAAGATGGGTGCGTCCGGGTTGTCCAGGCTGCAGTGCAGATTGGCATGGCTATAGAGCAGGAG GTTAGAATTCATAATTTCTTGGAGAAGACCAAGAATTACCAAAGGAAGAAGACAATGCATGAAGTTCAAGAGACCATGGACAAGGAGAAGGAGGTGCTCAGGAAACGTGTAAATAGTTTGATTAGAAGGAAAAGGCTCATGGAGGTGCAAAATCTGGTGAAACAGGATGAAACTAAACCTTGGAGTCGAGGTACACAAGCTAAG CTCGGAAGTCGTCTAATAGAATTATTAACTGAAACAGCTTATGTACAACCTCCTGTTAACCAGTCAGAGGATATTCCACCAGATGTTCGACCTGCCTTTAGGCACATatttaaaactttaacaaagaaCCCAGG GCAGAAAATTGTGAAGAAGTATGGGGTTATAGAATGCGATCCCCTCATCCTCACAGGGCTTGATGGAACA GCTAAGCACATGCTGATTCCTTATTTTCCAATGCTGGTGCCTCCCAAAAAATGGAAAGG GTATGATAAGGGTGGGCACTTGTTCTTGCCTTCGTATGTCATGCGCACTCATGGATCTCGGCAGCAACAAGTTGCAGTCAGGAGTGTTCCTGGGAAACAGATGCAGAAAGTATTTGAG GCTCTGGATACACTCGGAAATACCAAATGGAGGGTGAACAGAAGATTGCTGGATGTGGTGGAGAGGATATGGACAAGTGGTGGTAACATTGCGGGCCTGGTTGATAGAGAAGAT ATTCCTATACCAGAGAAACCATCCTCAGATGATCTAACAGAAATTCAAAAGTGGAAATGGAGTGTGAGGAAGGCAAAGAAGATAAACCAAGAGAGGCACTCTCAAAGATGTGACACTGAACTTAAGCTTTCT GTGGCTCGGAAACTGAAAGATGAAGAGGGATTTTATTATCCTCACAATCTTGATTTTCGAGGTCGTGCATATCCGATGCACCCACATTTGACTCATCTAAGTTCTGATCTTTGTCGAGGAGTTCTTGAATTTGAAGAAGGAAGGCCATTAGGGAAGTCTGGATTACGTTGGTTGAAAATACATCTAGCAAACTTGTATTCAGGCGGGGTTGAAAAGTTGTCCCATGATGGCCGTCTAGCATTTGTCGAGAACCATCTAAGTGAGATATTTGATTCAGCAAAAAACCCTGTAAATGGAAAGCGCTGGTGGTTAAAAGCTGAAGATCCTTTCCAGTGTTTAGCTGCTTGTATTAATCTGTCAGAAGCCTTGAATAGTGCATCGCCACATACTGTCATCTCCCACCTGCCAATCCATCAG GATGGTTCATGTAATGGTCTACAGCACTATGCAGCCTTGGGAAGAGACAGT CTGGAAGCAGCGGCAGTTAACTTAGTTGCTGCAGAAAAACCTTCGGATGTTTATTCAGAAATTGCTGTTAG GGTCCATGAAATAATTAGAAGGGACAGCAATAAGGATCCTGCTACAAACCCACATGCTTTATTAGCCAAGATCCTAGTTGATCAG GTGGATCGGAAATTGGTTAAACAAACAGTGATGACTTCAGTGTATGGTGTCACTTATGTTGGGGCTCGTGAACAGATAAAAAGAAGATTAGAGGAGAAGGGTCATATTACGGATGATAGACTGCTCTTCAGTGCAGCCTGTTATACTGCTAAA GTGACATTGACTGCACTAGGAGAGTTGTTCCAAGCTGCTCGTGATATAATGAGCTGGCTTGGTGATTGCGCAAAG AAGATCAGCCTGTGCAGTGGACAACTCCACTTGGCCTTCCTGTTGTGCAGCCTTACTATAAGACTGAACGACATCTT ATAA